The genomic stretch TCCGTGTGGTCCTGCGAACCCCTTTTAAAAGCATTCAATGAAGAAAAAACTCATAGAAGTCGCTCTACCCCTAGTCGCAATTAACAGCGAATCAGTTAGAGAGAAGTCGATACGTCATGGTCACCCCTCAACCTTACATCTCTGGTGGTCGCGTAAACCTTTAGCAACGACTCGCGCGGTAATTTGGGCTTCATTGGTAGACGATCCATCAGCATGGCCAAATCGCTTTCCCACAGAAATAGAACAAAACCAAGAAAGACAAAGACTCCTCAACCTACTCGC from Gloeocapsa sp. PCC 73106 encodes the following:
- a CDS encoding DUF1156 domain-containing protein, whose amino-acid sequence is MKKKLIEVALPLVAINSESVREKSIRHGHPSTLHLWWSRKPLATTRAVIWASLVDDPSAWPNRFPTEIEQNQERQRLLNLLA